A genome region from Coffea arabica cultivar ET-39 chromosome 7e, Coffea Arabica ET-39 HiFi, whole genome shotgun sequence includes the following:
- the LOC113699057 gene encoding succinate dehydrogenase [ubiquinone] iron-sulfur subunit 2, mitochondrial-like has protein sequence MATGLVRRAIARVQSSASAAKLVISRAHASESQAQQVEPQAKSTHSLKTFQIYRWNPDDPQKPELKDYHIDLKECGPMVLDALIKIKNEIDPSLTFRRSCREGICGSCAMNINGCNGLACLTKIDSEGSSATTITPLPHMFVIKDLVVDMTNFYNQYKSIEPWLKRKTSPVTPGKEIPQSKSDRAKLDGMYECILCACCSTSCPSYWWNPESYLGPAALLHANRWIMDSRDEYTKERLDAVNDEFKLYRCHTILNCARACPKGLNPGKQIQNIKKLELLGS, from the exons ATGGCGACTGGTTTGGTCCGACGAGCAATAGCTAGGGTTCAGTCATCAGCTTCGGCGGCGAAACTGGTGATAAGCCGAGCCCATGCATCAGAGTCCCAAGCCCAGCAAGTGGAACCCCAAGCGAAGAGCACTCACAGCCTGAAGACCTTCCAGATCTACCGATGGAACCCAGACGACCCCCAAAAGCCGGAGCTCAAAGATTACCACATCGACCTGAAGGAGTGTGGGCCCATGGTGTTGGACGCCTTGATTAAGATCAAGAATGAGATCGACCCATCCCTGACCTTCCGCAGGTCTTGCCGGGAAGGGATCTGTGGGTCCTGTGCCATGAACATCAACGGCTGCAATGGCTTGGCTTGCTTGACCAAGATTGATTCTGAGGGGTCGTCTGCCACCACCATTACACCGCTCCCCCATATGTTTGTGATTAAGGATTTGGTGGTGGACATGACCAACTTCTATAATCAGTACAAGTCCATTGAGCCGTGGCTGAAGAGGAAAACTTCCCCGGTCACCCCTGGGAAAGAGATACCGCAGTCCAAGAGCGATAGGGCTAAGCTGGATGGGATGTACGAATGCATTCTGTGTGCCTGCTGTAGCACTTCCTGCCCCAGTTACTGGTGGAACCCTGAGTCCTATCTTGGCCCTGCAGCCCTCCTCCATGCCAACCG TTGGATAATGGACAGTCGTGACGAATACACCAAGGAACGCCTGGATGCAGTGAACGATGAGTTCAAACTTTATCGATGCCATACAATTTTGAATTGTGCCAGGGCCTGCCCAAAGGGACTGAATCCTGGGAAGCAAATCCAAAACATCAAGAAACTTGAGCTTCTTGGTTCTTGA